The window CGGTCCGCACTCACCGACCACGCGCCGGTGCCGTCGTCGGTGAAGTACGCCTCCGGGGTTCCGTCACCGTCCAGGTCGCGCGCCGCGTGATCGGCCGTGCCGTCGTCGTCGAGGTCCAGCAGCGCGTCGTCGATCACACCGTCGTCGTCGAGGTCCAGAGCGACCGCGTCGAACACGCCGTCGCCGTCGAGATCGGTGTCAGGACCCGCAGTCCACACGGTCGCCGTCCCGTCGAGGTCACTCAGGCAGTACTCCACACCTGTTCAGACGCGCGGACCGCCCCGCTCGTTCCACCAGCGGACCAATTCCTCGACCGCCTCGTCGTGGTCGAGCGGACCCCGGTCCAGCCGCAGCTCCTTGAGGTGGTTCCAGGCCTGGCCGACCTGCGGGCCGGGCGGGATCCCC is drawn from Mycolicibacterium gilvum and contains these coding sequences:
- a CDS encoding FG-GAP-like repeat-containing protein; this encodes MEYCLSDLDGTATVWTAGPDTDLDGDGVFDAVALDLDDDGVIDDALLDLDDDGTADHAARDLDGDGTPEAYFTDDGTGAWSVSADRIGAALRWFGLDGVEHPASADAADLDGDGAPERLADTNGDGLADRAFGAGQAWVDTDGDGRWDVRLADADGDGAAEAAEHLR